In Metopolophium dirhodum isolate CAU chromosome 5, ASM1992520v1, whole genome shotgun sequence, the sequence tttaaattaacaggaatactataaatttaaaaccaaattgtttcattaattttattaaatgttttaaatgctGTTGAATGGGTAAAAATCATCCATTTGAGATTTATGAgtgtaaaactaataaaaaaattatcattcatAGAAGGTGAGGAAAGAAGAGCTCCAGTTCCAACAACTATTATTTCGTCTGGGAGTAGATCTCAGCCGTCACAAGACTGACAAGAGTGTTGACTGACCTTATGTTCCTCCTAGCAATTCTATTCCAGCAGGCAGCGGTTGGAatggaaacaaaaatattaacttcttGTTTTTTGTCACATCATGcaactttttttgtaatgtattattatgtacattgttttTGCCATTTTGTGCAACTTTCATtgtacaatatttcaattttttcgaCATTAttgtttcaacattttaaagcACTCATTCACTGTTCatttaacaaataaatcattttaattttcagattatatatcaattataatattaggtatgtattaaatGTCCTTATTTTTGTACTACTTTTTTATTATCCGATATCTCATTCAGTCACACctcttgtatttttttgtttattttttatccaaaattataaattgcggTGTTTAACAatgagattatttttatattttatattatatattattggatATTCAAATcatttatgattaatttattcCTTTGCTTTTTCAACAATGCCAATGGGTAGATCATTAGCACGAGAATGCACTACATCTAAGCTCGGATTCTTTAAAGctgtatatgtaaatatatttttacatacataaattacaaaatgtcattaaaaatatataataagaggTGTCACAAATGTGTGATTTCCTCCTCGTGTGTTTATAACCCGTTATCTGTctgtaaacataaatattagtatattacttattgtacaaattgtatagattgtaatttataaaaataaaatatatatttattaattatttacctctGTAGGTAGTTACCAACTGTACCAGAAAATTATTTGGTGACTTTTGGGAACATTTCCATTTTATGCTATTTATTGGTTTATGCTGGATTGTATATGCAaatccattataaatataattataattttttattaattttacactatccattataatataactattactgTTAACACTGCTATGGCCTAAGACACGCGGTTGACTACAAGTACAGTTTCCATTAGTGCGATATCATAGGTATGTCTAATGTTACTTGTTGGTTTTCTGTGgaaatactcaaatactttaattGAGATATCATTGTGTAAAAACCAATAAGTCTCCAATAAGTACATTTGGCGATTTCGGTACCTATCTATACAGAgcgattaaaacataataagtatttgaaaaaaaagactaataatgaaattttttttgttaatattttaccaactaattttaactaaacgattttattttaatttaataatttatacctattatacattatttaaatcaatttttccgTTAAATCATACTGGTTTTTGCagacttttttttcttaaaaatctcaactaaatatattggttttggCCACATGAAAGTATGAGTTTACCGGTTTGGCGATACTGTTTTTTTTCTCTTGTCTGTGTACCtaaagtagtcgaaataatgcttcgattttcaatttcagtatcttttctggtgtgaaagtgaatctagttggtgcattcgggaggtcaaaatcggcgagaaatacaaaaataaaaagtgaagAGGACACTACacggacatttgttgtctccgtcttacaagtgcataagttttaagatgtacaaacaatttacaactttataataaacatagcttgctttaaaattaaaatataataaaaaggcTATAAGATACCTTGGATCATTATTttgcctttaaattttataagagatcGATTCactctttaattttaaaccaaCGGGCAACAGAGCTAAACACAATCTTCTgagagcgtaaaatttgctttgttacacacttgtaagcCGGAGATAACAAATGTCTGTGTAAGGAATAACGAAAAATATCAGGAAAaatattggtgtaactctaaacaaAACTACTGTAGGTCTATTGATACATGCAATTCTCactgaatgttttattaacattttcaataggtacaccaaaaaatataatacaaaattcctcataagCCTACTTTTAACAATAAACGAATGTCTATCGGAatgtcaaattacatttttatgaacatttaaacTGATTTTAAAGTTAGATTGTAGGAAGTTTTAGGTAGTTTATGATATCTAGAAGGAATGacccatataaatataatggccCTCCCCTAAACGCTGCGCCTATTAAGTCCTAGGACCTAGGAATATCTTACCGGGGGAAATCTCAGCCCCCACCCTCCCCCAGGTTAAATTATCATAGGATCTATTTAATTTGAGGATTTTCAGGATTCCAAAAAACTTCAGAAAATGAAttcaatgttaatttaattattaaaaataaataaataaaataacatttcatgaataatattattcttgttttattgaaaaataacacTTCTTCATAACTTATCATTGTTAACAGCTTTTCAAGGATTGTACCAAAGTGGATCTTgctgcaaaatataatatttttatgaaaaacataactaaggaaaattaataacatttaacttaCTTCTTGAGTTTTAGCTTTGACTTTTCTTTCGATGAGTTGTTGTAATGCTTCTGATCGCACTGATAATGTGTCTATTTTCTCTAAAAGCTGTTGGTAAGGCGATAAAGGTTGTGTTCCCATAACGACATGTCCAAGTTTTGAGTCAATTTTTGCATCTAACCTGGCATTCCTGATGAGGTTCACAATCCAGCACTCAGCCTCTTCTGGGTTCATATTAAGCTTTTCAGCCaacatactaaataataaataaagcatTTAAATGTTATGAAGTTATAAATACAGAGTATACATACCCAATACTAATACACTGATGAATACgacaaaaagtttcaaaaatcaTCAAACGAGCATTTTCTACAAAGTCATCAAGGCATGCAGTCAAGAAGAAGTcattaaaaagaacaatttgGCATTCATGTAATTTGTCCCTGGCTccttcaaaatcaaaattaacgTAGAGATTTTCAAGAAGTTCAGTTATAGGGTCACGGTAGGTATAAGATTCCTGTATACagtattagtattaataaatatataaaatgtatagtaatagaCAATTCATCTAAATGTTATTAAACTCACCTGTTGAATAACCTTAACAAGATCCTTCATGGCTGCTCTTCTTGAACGATTGATTATAACTGCAGTGGCCAAGTAGCGAAGAATGTGTGGACACATGGTTTGAATAGCATTTAAATAGctgataacaaaattatttatttataattttatatataacatcataatttattattattactaatatttacaatatattacttAGGCCTGTACAAAAACATGTCAATAATAAGGTCACGTCCCTTAACATGATTGAAAAACACAAATAGACTCCAGTGAATTAACCACGTTCGTTGTTGTAGCAAATGCAATGGAGAACCATTTGTATTGGAATCAATGTACTCTCGCAGTTTGTTTAAATCTTCAAGAGCAGTTTCCCAATTTTGAATAAGAATTTCAGATGCTAATTTTCCCCAAAGAACATTCAAGTAATTCTAAAcagtatttcatatattataaatataatacaagaaacTCAATAAGAATTTTACACGTTGAAGAATTTACCTTGTCAGTAGGCgacataactaataaataaaagtacaaaTGACTTGTTGTACCAGCATAATTTCCACAATCATAATGGTACTTGGCGAATTTGTACATACTTTCCATCATTTCtactttaaactaaattaacaaaaaattagatggtttaattactatttatttcatACTAAGAGACTTTATAGTTCTATACCATGATTATCATTCAAATACTCCATAACATTTTCTGTACTTATAAGCAtactaaactaaaaatgttttccATTGACGTTAGgacttatataaatgtaaatccCATATTTTAAAGAACCTTCTGGTAAttagcagtatattattataatcagttaGTTTAATTGATATTAGAAAACTCTGGGAAGTGTGAAGCAGAACCATAGAGAACTTCCTCCTCACTTTCTGCCTTCAGAAATTGTagtgcattttatattatggtaGTCACAATAACCATAGTGGCCatgtaacacaaaatatataaggtAGTATTGACTCTTGGGACCAAAATTCCGATTTTCAGATAGTCGCGATGGCCAGGAAGTTCCatttatatgacataatatatattattaaacaatctacacaaatttaagattttttaacttcaagcaaattataattattttaatattaaaaaggttaGGTAAACAACATTGATATCTATTTAGTTAATTAGTTCTTtagattcatattttataacaaattatattattttcagtaatacattttaatatactcatatcaattgtttattaatttaatagtaattaataggaactccttaaaaaaatgtaattttaaaaaaacattagttaaaatagaatttaaaaccaCGACAGATCAAGTTTCCAAGAAtttgaattgaaaataaaatcaataattattattctagaaTAGGAATAACACTTACGTTGAATTCATTGGTTAAATAGGTAGACAATGTTTTAGGATCCCTCATAGTTTCCATATTTTTCATGACTTTATCATCTTTGAGGAAATTCATCACAACGTCAACTTCACTTTGAAATTGATTGAGCTGCGATACAATTTGATCTCTTCTTGTTTTCATTTCCTAATATCATAAtgtaccgaaaaaataaaaaacattgtagGTTGTAAGTTCTACACTAATTTAAGTGGGTACATACCTCTGGTACTTCTTTTTCAGGATTCAACTGTTTGTAAATCTCGATTACATAATCCATCATGTTAGTCTTATTAAGAATGTCCAATTTGGCTTGCAAAATTTCATTCTCGTTGTAAATCTAAATAAACGTTTTGTTGTCAGTCAAacattttacaacaataattgcTGTTTGGCAGAGATCATACACACTCATACAGTGCAATTTGGTGTACACGACCAAAAATTCACCAAAACGCAATTCTTCCATGAACCGTAATCGAACAATATACGTTTCCCAACAGTTCGAGACGGGAAAATTGAAAAACACTTACCTTTTTCGCCCACAAGAACTCCAGCAGCGGGGCGACCAAATGCCGGTCCAAGTATTTGGTCATCTTACTCGTCAAATCGAATTTAGCCATGTTTGTTTGTGACCGACTACTATAATGAATGTATCGTAAATAAGTAATGCAGTGACTATCCGACGgtaaaaacgaaaattaaacaaaCTAAGACTAAAGTCGCCTTCACAGAAGATAAACTTTGAATCGCCGTAATTCTTGAATCGTGGTCCAAAATATGTTCAATCCAACTCGGTCCACTCCATAGACAGATAAACATCCACTCGGACCATGATAAAATGGATTTGTGTAAATCTTTATCATGACTCGACCCAAAGAGAATAAATAAATGGAAGCGCACAGATAACAGCAGCGACTGCGGCTGCATATACGCATAGATAATAATTGTCCAGTGTTGCCAGGTCCGAGTTGTTTCATGAACATTCCATATATTTGGAGGAGGGGCTAGGACAGTTTTCCCGATTTTGATAACAGCGAGATatcatcaaaatcaaatttcgggAGATCGGTTATGCCAACCTTAGAAACATAAATTTcccgcataaaaatatttttagttttacctaACCAGCGTTTCccacataaaaatacaaaaatcttaatttaaaatagctaaaaacCTAACTACCACTTATCAATTATAACTACAGGTTATCAATAtccgaatttaaaaaaaacaaatattggagCTACCCATTACCCACCAAAGTTACACATTTAAACCTTGAATgctcaaaaacttaaaatagtttGTTCATGACACATCTAGTAAATCTTTGTAACAcagaattcataataattttgattattcttgattaacttttgataaaatattacatgatTGAGTGACTTACATTTCCAATAACAATACGATGCGACATATGTTGAAGAATATTGGTGTATtgctattaattttatgttccacaacagttatttgttttaaatgcagTTTCAAAAACTTACATATGTCCATACATACATAAGCTCCTCAAACATTtcctaaattttgttttaagcttattcaatattatcaaagtaaggcgTTAGCCACCCCAAATGCTATTTGCGCCCATGCATACATATTAGTATCAATTgtaaattcatcataatatataaacagtataagacttaaaaattgcatttacttgtctaaattctatatatattttatgtataaggtACAAAGTTACATAAGATACAAACATAAgtaatgtgtaaattataaaactaagattttatatatgtactaaaaaaaattatatagctaaaatttaaaatataaatataatattcgtctaagtttatcaataaatagaaacaaaaaaaatacattcaaatatacattaaatagacAAATATAACTTAAGAAGTATGAAGTGAAGAATACACTGTTGAGTACTGTAGAGATGTGACAAGTTGTCTTTAATTAACTGattcgtttttttcaaataaatgaaCTGGTTCAGACAGTACAGTGAATCATTTGATCATaagaatcataatttatttattcgtgaCCACCACTGACgagtttatttaattgaatcatTAGTCTAATGCGAGTTGTTTCttatcataattatacaaaattaattaaatgaatacaaaataatttattataagaatctaaataataaatagtatacaagAAGTCACCATttcaattttttggtttttatacatcaaatttgacttaaataatataaaattagtttgttGACACATTAAAAAcacagtaaataaaaatcatctacATCTTATATGGAGTTaagtaaaaagaaataataattaatattagtcccAATTATCTACACACCAAGTatctatttagtttaattttttatttattttaaactaacaaaCCATGTTTAGTAATCAAAGGTCAGGTATTTATCAATAGAGTAATATGGTTTGAAACTGGCTGGACAGTGATGTGATATGATATTTAATCTTTTAGTcgggtaaatatttaaacataaattcaatCAACCAACcagggaaattttattttagtacattgaaaatgaaaatttgtttcttaaattacattttaaccgtttcttattctattttattgtatcttttaataagaaaaatttcaaTCCCTTAAAGAAGAATTcaattacagtaaaaatattaacttcaaaaaatacaaaattgtttgtttgttttttcaatattttatttgtaatatctatttattagattttgtaatttgtaatttagttttataatataggaattttttgtatatcaaGTGTCAGAAATAGCGTGGATTTTTGTGAACGAGACATCTAGaatctacatatattttattgtaatgatatgctcacacaccattataataaactaaaattttacagattaataaacaacagccagactgtcgcttgtagaaatcggtcgcatcaaataaaaccattgacaacgacaactaataattcgacacgcactcataacaatattacgtaggatgtgtgtgaccttattttatgctgacgccaaagaataatctagttcccaggcccacaataagttagtgacaaagccaccctccactctctggtcagcatcctcgcgtccgtcccttaaaccagtgcatgagcaccaaccaccgaagtaacaacctctcaagtaccaaagaaaccgatttcaacgagcgacaactggacttcttatgcaagcaataatcagtgcgttcgttaattcaatttgtgtatctgaagtagtactttattttatctaaaacctaaaactcttacaatattgtctacgaacaactgcgaatcaggtaagacatatgatataatattttatgttgattgcagtcaatacgttctatgtgcttttttccataaaatcatattgtacggtgtatttgatataattctcgaatatacgatctcgagagccctctgAACatctggaggaaggtaatagcgtaatttttacaattctaacttttactattttaatataactatcggcaGGAgccgtatttatatatttatttatatgttatcttattctacgttattacactattataatctatttttcattttttatatatataatatataatattagggcCTTGTCCTTGAGTATAGGTAGGTGCAACGTTTTaatgtcattaattattattaaggtgttaatattaataaggcAGAATTTAAATCTCTACTCATGGCACccaatttatttagttgtgcCTTAACCACAGTGGCACAGGTCACGGATTacagaataacataatattattatatataaataaatacaccgGCATATATCCGGAAACGGTATTTACAACTCTATGTGGTATAGCTTAATGACGTTCTTTCAAGGGTGAACACAGAAGTTGAAGCTAGATGCCTATTTTGGTCATTACTCGTAAACCGCCATGTGGAACTGTTAGTGGAAACAGTTTTTTCAGAAGAAGTTTTTCCAAACAGAATAATCTCCTACATGGCTTGGGTACATGCATACACCAGTTACTGTATCTTGCTTactaaaattggaaaaaaaaacaactatattaattaaattattttgaaaatagtattCATTTAATGGctcaatatcatataaaaaatcaatgaagGTAAAATAGTAACCAATCAACATTATTCATAGTCCCAACACATAGTGTAtcccaatatataatatagcaaacaTCCTTGTGTTATAGTTGTGAACCTATAGTGTATACTTGTATTGTGTTATAGTTGTGAACCTATAgtgtatacttgtattatttattattatctatgccttatggagaaaaataaaaaataacaatataggtaaacatgtaaactttttaatattatgaataattagtaaCTCCATCATCATTAACcattactataaaatttaacactAAGGACCATAGTCaatgcttaagaataagtattgcttaagtaaatgttggtaatttaaaaactaaaaaagttgtgatataaAAAAACAGGTTAGGTTAGCAGCTATAGTAACTAAAAGCAATGCTTGATGCAGGTCTCGACGATCCTTAGTTTAAGTAACACTATTTCTTTTCTTAGGCTAAAGTCTCGTATGAATCTCGTTTAAGTCATAAGTAGGTACAGCTTAAGCAATACCTATTTTTAAGCATCAGCTATGATAATGGCcctaaacatttacaaaatatcagATATTAAATCCACATCTGACTGCAACTttgtaagataaataattatcattttaatgtaTCTGTTAAGTTGTTTCAGATGTATCACCAccaataagtaatacattataggaattttaatactatacagAACATACATGATTTGAGTTATGAAGGTTTGAATGTgattgttgtaacttgtaaatggCATATTAAGTTTAACTTGGATTTGCAATGATTTTAATTCTTTGTAGATACATTTGACCTAGAAATAATACACTGtcgtataacataaaatttaaagaatagGCAAGCAGATTAGTAGCCAAAATGTATGTACGACTTACGAAAATTTAAGGTGAactgtttaaatttgtaatttgtaacagcACAGTGCACACGATAgtgaataataaacatattgtataaaaggtaaaaaatgtaaaaaaattaaataattaataaattaaataaaaattaacaaaatattaacgaataattattatttacatttgaattGAACATAACCTCAATTATTGTTTGCTGACATTTGAAGTGGTAACCATCTACAACCTGAACAATGGTTACACatgttaataattcattatcataatttaaaatctatgattATTTGATAAAGCAAATTTAGTAtggttttttggttttttttatggtttttgtaAGCTCTCTATTTAACAACTGGAAAATTCGTTACACCAACCATTTAAATGGAATCTCCATAATATTCTCCATCGACAAACTTTAGATTTCACCATTTCTCGTTCTCCTATGTGGGATTAATCTCATCCACAAACAGACGACCACAATAGTTCTGAATAGAGTACATACCTaatagctaatattatattatatatctgtcaTTTACTAATTCACAATACGTTTATACCTATTGTCCAGCGTTAGTAAATTTCAGGACATgtcatattaaagtattataatttatgacaaaatacatttagttaTAATCATTTTCGAGACGTATAATACGTCATAAACTTTGATGATTGAGTTcatcaattatataaacaattgttcATGTTTAACactaaatagatttattatcgATGTGATTATATGAATAGGTAACTACTTCTAGGAAAACTACTGACATAGAAAGTTGTATGTTACCGGCGTAATTACCAAATGCGAACTaacgtataaatatgtaatagtttttaaagttcaataaatCTATAAGTTGTAGCTGATGACGTTTTCATAagctaatattatacttttaagttcCCAAACGTTTCGGTTTAGGCCCTTCTAAAACGTAATCCCGGAGTCCCCCCCCCCTAGTTGTATTTTGGAAAAGATTTAGTTTTTGTACGACGTTTCTGAAACTCGATATTTGTATAGTTTGGAGGTCGGTGATCAAATTCGGTTTCAGGTGTCGAGACCATAGGAGCCGTTTTTCTCCGTCTTTTGGGGCTtcggaaatttaaaatttgcgtTTTTCGGGGTTTCCGGTACGGACACTTAGATTTCGGGAGCGGTGAGCCTTTTTTCGTAGTCGGACGTTATAGAAGACTTTGCGCCGTATCGATGGATACCAAGATCGAGGTTATCCCACTTTTGGTTCGGGAGTTATGATTTTTCAAGtgttttttgtacttaaaaaattacgtaGTTAcgtgtattttggattttaggTTTTCGTTTGATCAGTACGAAACTCGAGATTCCTGTCTTTTGGTGTACGAGGATTTAAAAAGGCTCTATGGTTGAAGTACGTGCGACCATTATTTCGCCCGTAATCGGAGAAGCAAAAAGTTGAAAAACGCAATATGTGATTATTCGTATAACCAGACGTTTCCTTATGGTATACGTATGTATGacgttttaagtaataattgttttgaactttttttcacatttattcTAGTAGGCGTgttgcttattatttattaatgta encodes:
- the LOC132944615 gene encoding eukaryotic translation initiation factor 3 subunit E-like, which gives rise to MAKFDLTSKMTKYLDRHLVAPLLEFLWAKKIYNENEILQAKLDILNKTNMMDYVIEIYKQLNPEKEVPEEMKTRRDQIVSQLNQFQSEVDVVMNFLKDDKVMKNMETMRDPKTLSTYLTNEFNFKVEMMESMYKFAKYHYDCGNYAGTTSHLYFYLLVMSPTDKNYLNVLWGKLASEILIQNWETALEDLNKLREYIDSNTNGSPLHLLQQRTWLIHWSLFVFFNHVKGRDLIIDMFLYRPNYLNAIQTMCPHILRYLATAVIINRSRRAAMKDLVKVIQQESYTYRDPITELLENLYVNFDFEGARDKLHECQIVLFNDFFLTACLDDFVENARLMIFETFCRIHQCISIGMLAEKLNMNPEEAECWIVNLIRNARLDAKIDSKLGHVVMGTQPLSPYQQLLEKIDTLSVRSEALQQLIERKVKAKTQEQDPLWYNP